One genomic region from Skermania piniformis encodes:
- a CDS encoding SRPBCC family protein, which translates to MTIERSIEIATVPATIHPHIDNFAAWRAWSPWEDLDPNQERTYTGPAAGVGAGYAWKGNRKAGAGSMRITGSTPERIDLDLEFLKPFKASNAVTFELVPHGAATRVTWRMTGKKNLFFRLFGFIINPDKLIGKDFEKGLTTLKAVAEAR; encoded by the coding sequence ATGACGATCGAGCGGTCGATCGAGATCGCGACGGTACCGGCGACGATTCACCCGCACATCGACAACTTCGCCGCCTGGCGGGCGTGGTCCCCCTGGGAGGATCTCGACCCGAATCAGGAGCGCACCTACACCGGGCCCGCTGCGGGCGTCGGCGCCGGCTATGCGTGGAAAGGCAACCGCAAAGCCGGCGCCGGGTCGATGCGCATCACCGGGTCTACACCGGAGCGAATCGACCTCGACCTGGAGTTTCTGAAGCCGTTCAAAGCGTCGAACGCCGTGACCTTCGAGCTGGTCCCACACGGCGCCGCCACCCGGGTCACCTGGCGGATGACCGGCAAGAAGAACCTGTTCTTCCGGCTCTTCGGCTTCATAATCAATCCGGACAAGCTGATCGGCAAGGACTTCGAGAAGGGCTTGACGACGCTGAAGGCAGTCGCCGAAGCACGCTGA
- a CDS encoding TerD family protein, with product MAIDYNKKNPSGGSAAAPDAAAAAGPVSLSKERPAINLTKSGAVGGTMRVNLNWSQGAAQPAKKGFLSRLAGASGGIDLDLGCLWELTDGRKGIVQALGNSFGAYDQPPYIQLDQDDRTGAVTGGENMAINMDRVAEFRRILVFALIYEGARNWAAVDGVVRLFPQRGPQVEVRLDHPVDGAPICAIAMLENKGGDLTVQREVQYINGAQDVLDRTYGWGLQWKAGRK from the coding sequence GTGGCAATCGACTACAACAAGAAGAATCCATCCGGCGGATCGGCCGCGGCACCCGACGCAGCAGCAGCGGCCGGGCCGGTGTCGCTGTCCAAGGAGCGGCCGGCGATCAACCTGACCAAGTCCGGCGCGGTCGGCGGCACGATGCGGGTGAACCTCAACTGGAGCCAAGGTGCCGCGCAACCGGCGAAGAAAGGTTTCCTCAGCCGGCTGGCCGGGGCGAGCGGTGGCATCGACCTGGATCTCGGCTGTCTCTGGGAGCTGACCGACGGGCGCAAGGGCATCGTGCAAGCGCTCGGCAACTCGTTCGGCGCCTACGATCAGCCGCCGTACATCCAGCTCGACCAGGACGACCGGACCGGCGCGGTCACCGGCGGCGAGAACATGGCGATCAATATGGATCGGGTGGCGGAGTTCCGCCGCATCCTGGTCTTCGCCCTGATCTACGAGGGGGCGCGCAACTGGGCTGCGGTGGACGGCGTGGTGCGGCTCTTCCCGCAGCGGGGGCCGCAGGTCGAGGTGCGCTTGGATCACCCGGTGGACGGGGCGCCGATCTGCGCGATCGCGATGCTGGAGAACAAAGGCGGTGACCTGACCGTGCAGCGCGAGGTGCAGTACATCAACGGTGCGCAGGATGTGCTCGACCGTACCTACGGGTGGGGCCTGCAGTGGAAAGCCGGCCGCAAATAG